TCATAGAACGGGCAATGATGCTTGAGAAAGGCAAAGAACTAACGCACTTTCATTTGTGCAAGGAAACTCCGCGGAATCAACAGAGCCTTGAGCTGCCACCGAGCAATTATACGGTATTTCCGGTAGATGATAGACATTGTTTTGCAGGATTCCAACTGCCCCCCGAGGGAATTTCCTTTGAGGAGGTCGAAAAACAGTTGATTACTCTTGCCCTGGAAAATGCCAACGGCAACCAATCAAAGGCGGCAAAATCACTCAAGATGAGTCGTGATACTCTGCGTTACCGCTTGAAAAAATTCGGTATTTCGGAGTATGCAGATCAAACTTCCTGCAGTGTATTGAAAGATGATGTTCCAAGTGACCTCAAACGTGAAAGATACAATGACCCCAAATGGGCCAACTGCTGAGGACCGTAAGTGCTTGGAAGATGACCAGCCCACTCCCGCGTCATTTCGTTACGTCGGCATGAAGTACCTTTCACCGGCTTTCATCCTGCGGGGCTAGCGATATCAGGATAATGGCCTCCCCAATGGAGTGTTTTTTTACGTACCGCGGACTTCATGTCAATATGTCGAAAAAATATATGCGCGTCAGGGCAGATAACAAATGCGCAAAACAAGGGCGAAGGGAGTAGAAAAACGATGAAACCGCCTGCCGCAATCTTTTTCTACGTCATTTTTTTCATCGTGGCCTCGATGCCTGCATGGGGATTCGATGGCATGGATATTCCCAAAATCAAGAAGATGGCGGAAGAAGGCAATGCGGATGCCCAATCGAAACTTGGTGTGCTGTATGCTTCCGGCGTGGGCATAAAAATGGATAAGCAGGAAGCGGTTAGATGGTATCGGAAATCGGCCGAGCAAGGCTACCCGGTTGGTCAGTGGAATCTGGCATTCATGTACGTGAGAGGAGAGGGGACCGCAGCCGACTTCACTGAAGCACGCAAACTTTTCCGCAAGTCCGCGGAAAGCGGATTCGCAAACGCCGAATATGATTTGGGAATGATGCTTCTTCAAGGGCTTGGCGGCAAGGAGGACCGGGAGGAAGCGGAAAAATGGTTCCGTATGGCCGCGGAACAGGGATATCGGGAAGCTAATAACATCCTGAAAGAACTTGATCAGAAGTAGGTGCCGGACAGCCTGATTTCGGGCGTTGACGAACAATAGTCTCTACCTGTGCAGATGATCAGCGTTATCAAAATACGGCCCGGTACCATCCGCTCGGCTCTGGCTGCCAGTCAGTTTTTCCGAACCGTCCTCTGATAATACGTTGGTTGGCGGATTCCGGCCTGCCGCGCAGGCGCTTTCCTGATAATGAATGTATCGTGACTCTGCAATTGTGCAATTGGTTGCGCACTATATGGGAGCATGGAAAGGGGAGGTGTCATGACTTGTGAAATATTCAAATGCTGCAAATTTTTCAATGATGTGATTCCGGAAATGCCCAAATCGGCAGACTACATAAAAAACAAATATTGTTTAGGAGATAATAGCTCCTGTGCCAGGTACCGTGCGTACAAAGATAATAGTGGGTGCGTCAATGCGGCGGCAGTGCCGTTTTTCTTTCTCGCCGACGACGCTCGGGAAATCGAGCGGTGCATGAAGAGCGAGCATCTGCCGGATGGCACCACAATCCTCCGTTCACTTCTGAATGACTACCTGAATGACGACAAGTGACCGCCGCAACGTTGTGAAGAGCCACACGCTCCCATGCATCATGTCAAAGATGCGGGTGGCGTTTCTCCTTCTGGCGGTTATGCTTGCCCCTGCTACAGCAGTAACATATGCCGAGACATGCGTAACGTCATCCTGCCATATTCCTTTTAATACCATAAAAAATATGCATCAGCCGGTCAAGGAGTGCGACTGCCTCTCCTGTCATCTGCAAAAAAACAAGGAACACCCGTTCAAGGGAGGTAAAAGCTTCGACGTGACTGCCAAGGGGAGTGCGCTGTGCTCTCAGTGCCACGATGCGATGGGAAAAAAGAAAGTAGTACATTCCCCGGTCAAGGACGGTGACTGCCTCTCCTGTCACAAACCCCACGGCGCAAACGGCCGCTTTCTTCTCGGCGATAGCGAAGACCAGACAGTGCTCTGTCTGGGCTGCCATGATAGCGCACCTTTCAGCCGGAAATACGTTCACGGCCCGGTGGCGAGCGGGAGTTGCACGACGTGCCATGACCCGCATCAATCTGACGCCAAGTCCCTTTTAAAAGGCGCTTCCCGCGAAGTCTGCCTGGCGTGTCATGCCCATTTTGCCAAGAAAATGCAGGCTGCGGCGATCATCCACCCTCCCGTGAAGAAAGAGCCGTGCACATCCTGTCACGACCCGCACAGTTCGGCATGGCCCAACCTCCTGAAACGGGCGATGCCGGACCTCTGTACAGGCTGCCACAAGGAAACCGGGAAAAAGATCAAGAACAGTCAAGTCCCCCACAAACCTGTCATTGAGGGCAAGCTCTGCGCCAACTGCCATACGGCCCACTTCTCCAAGGCCCGGGGGCTGCTTCTGGCCGATGACGAGAAAAGCGCCTGCCTCGGCTGCCACAACACCGACAAGCTTGGCGACCCGGCCCTGAGCAACATCAAAAAGGAACTGGATGTGAGCAAACACCTGCATGGCCCGATCCAGAAGGGGCGGTGCAGTGGTTGTCATTCTCCCCACGGGTCCGACTTCCCTCATATTCTGGCTGGAAACTACCCCAGCGATTTTTATGTCGCCTATAATGATGACAGCTACAGCTTATGCACAAAGTGCCATGACAAAAATCTCTTCCGTTTCGCCGAAACGACGCTCTATACAAAATTCCGTAATGGCAGCAGGAACCTTCACTATGTGCATGTTAACTCCAGTAAGGGGCGCAGCTGCCGGGCTTGCCACGAGCCGCACGCATCAAACGGCCCAAAGCTGGTCAGTGCCGATGGCGCAAGGTTTGGCCAATGGCGGATCAAGAGCCGTTTTCAACTTACTCCGACCGGCGGGAGTTGCGCTCCGGGATGTCACCGCCGCTTTCGTTACGATCGGATAACACCGTTCGACCTGAACGCCACAACTCAAAAATAGCATCCTTTCATAATCATGCCATTCAAAAACGGCGCCTGTGGGCGCCGTTTTCCATCCAGGATCACGATAACACGGTTTCCGCCTGGTGCATATGCCCCACCTGTTTTTGCGGTCAGAGTGATATCCCCCTCGGCCGCTGCCTGCACATCCCGCATCCCCAACTTCAAACTATTTTATCTAATATAATCAATGTGTTGTAATTTATAAAAATATTTAAATACTGGCATTTAACTTGCTAAATCATCAATCGACTTGCAACAACAAGGTTCTTGTAAGGAAGCCGTCTCTTTGGGGGAAGAGGTTGTTTCCGAAAGGTTGCAGGGAGTATCGAAAGGGAGCCTACGTATCATCCACAAGAGCTAACCATTTAGCCCCATTTCAGGAGGAAATTTCATTCATGAATAAACAGATCATTACCCTTGTCGCCCTCGCAGGCATCGTTGCGGGTACAACCATCGCCTATGGCGCCGCCGGTTCCAATGGCGGCGGTATTGTCGGTTCCAAGCACGATATGAACGTATTTCTCACCACCAACGGCGGCACGAAAGACCTTGATCAGCGTGTCTGCGCCTACTGCCATACCCCGCACCACGCAGCCGACCCGACGCAAACCGTCACGAAAACGGTGACCAATCCAACCACAGGTCTTTCAACGGATATCACGTATAGCGTCTACGTACCTCTCTGGAGCCGTGCCGTTCTCACCTCGACCTTTGACCAGTACGTCAGCGCCACCTTCAATCCCGCAGCTGACGGCAAATTTTACGACAACATGGCCGGTCCATCACGCCTTTGCATGAGCTGCCACGATGGTGTCACCGCCGTTGACTCCTACTATGGGAAAACCGGCACCGTAACCCAACTGGGAGACGATCAGATGAACTACTTCGGCCAGAATCACTTTGCCATCGGTCAGTCGTTTGGTCTTGCCAATGATCACCCGGTCGGCTTCGTCTATGCCGACATGCAGACAAACCCCAAATATGAGTTGAAAGCTGCCGCTTCACCCATCGGGACCAAGACAATTGCCGATGTCCTCACAAACATCGACGGGGTTGGGGCTGTCATGACCTGTGCCTCCTGTCACGACGTCCACAACGGCACTGCGGTGCAAAACACCGCACCCGCTTCCGGACGCGGTTACTTCCTGCTCGCGGCACAGAAAGACTCCGCGTTGTGCCTCTCATGCCATGACAAGAACAAATAATTGAATTTGTGTCTGGCATTCGCAGCTCTTTGGGGGCTGCCGGAATCCGGCAGCCCTTTTCTTCTAAGAATTTTATATGGTTATGCATATATATTTATACTGGATTTATGGAGCGCGCAATCCGACACAGCAGTTTATTACCGTTAAACACAAGGGGGATGGCATGAACAGAAGGTGTGTAATTCCTGAAAAGGCGTGGAGCACGGGCGTGAAGTGGGTCGCGTTAACGCTTTTGTCGATCGCTTTGACCGCCTGCGCCAGCCAATCCACTAATAAGCGAGTTTTCTGGCCCGCTCCTCCCGATTTGCCGCGCGTTCAGTTTTTGATGTCCATAAAGGACTCAAACGACGTCATGGAGAGCAAGACGTTATCGCTTCTGGCTCTCAACAGCAGCAACGGCGATGACTTCATACCGGTGGTCAAACCCTACGGGATCGCCGCCGGTCACGGCAAGATATATATCTGCGATACGGTTCAGGCAGAGGTCCTCATCATTGACCTTCCCAAGAAAAAAATGACCCGCCTGCCGGGCAATATCAATGCGGGGCGGCTGAAAAAACCGGTAAACGTGGCGGTCGACGAACAGGGCAACATCTATGTCGCCGATACGTCGCGGCTTGAAGTGTTGCAGTACGACCCGGAAGGTTCTTTCCTGCGCAGCTTCGGCAGCGGCAAAGATCTGAAACCGGTTGCCGTGGCGGTAGAGGGGGATTTTGTCTACCTCCTGGATCAGTCCAGCAGCCAGATCCACATCTTCGATCGGATCAGTGGCGATTACCAAAAATCCATCGGCCGTGACGAGGATCCCCGTAGAGGTCTTTCCGGCCCCACCAACATGGCGGTTGACGGCAAAGGAGCGCTTTACGTCTCCAACTTCGGTACCGGTAAGATCATCAAGCTGGACCGGGACGGCAACTTCCTCATGGGGTATGGCCGCCTGGGCGTCAACTTCGGTGAATTCGGCCGTCCGCGCGGGGTTGCTGTGGATAATGACGGCCTTGTCTATGTGGTCGACGCCGCCGCACAACAGGTGCAGATATTTGATGCGCAGATGCAGTTGCTGATGTTCTTCGGCGCTCCGGGCACGCCGGGTTCGCTCAATATCCCGGCCGGTATTGCCGTCACCGGCGACAATCTCGACTATTACCAGAAGATGGCCGCACCGGGCTTTATCCTTGACAAGGTGCTCTTCGTGGTGAGCCAGGTCGGTGATCATATGATCAGCATTTACGGACTGGGCAAGAAACAGGGGCTCGACTACGACGCCGAGTACAAAAAGGCGCTTGCCGATCAGGAAAAACGGGCGGCGGAGGCTTTGGAAAAGGCCCGCAAGGCTCAGGAGGAAAAGGAGAAGACCCCTGAACAACCAGCTGACGCCGGGAGTAGCGATAGCGCTCCACCGGCAAAGTAGCGGCGAGGCCATTTCCCTGTGAAGACAACGCATATGAGTGGGCGCCGCTTCAGGTGTCTCGCCCTGTCGGTGTGCCTAATCTGGCTGGTTACTGGCTGCGATCCCGTGACCCGCCATAAGGCCTTGACCTCTATCCTGGATGGTTACCCAACCTTGCCGCCTGTCGAGGAGATCTGCCGGGAGCACGAAGAGCGGGCTAAGGCGGTCTGTTTACAACAGAAAACAGCCTCTGTTCCACTCTCACCAACGGCGGCCCGGGGTTCCGAGCACAACCCCTATAAGGAGAAACTCTGCAATTCTTGCCATAAAGCGGACAAGGGGGGCGGGAGCGGCGGCGAAGATGGACTGTTGATCAAGCCCCGGGAATACCTTTGTGTTACCTGCCACAAGGACCTGCTGACAAAGCGGTTTCAGCACGGTCCCGCGGCGGTCGGCGATTGCTTGGCCTGTCATCTCCCTCATACCTCCGCCAACCCGGCGCTGCTCAACACGAAGAAAGAGGCTCTCTGCGTCAAGTGCCACACCGAGCGCCGCAAAGCGGTCCGTATGCACGACCTGTTCGTCGAAAAGGGAATAACCTGCGATAACTGTCACGATCCCCATTCCGGGGATTCGATGTACTTCTTGAAATAGCCCCCGCAATGGAGACTGCTGCCGGAGCCAAAGGTTTCATGAACCCCGCCTCGATACGAGGCAACACTCAGCCGAGGAGTCCTCTCGGACGATGGGATATGCTCCGTTTCCTGGCGCAGGGCATTTGGGTGCTCGGCGCGGCAACCGTGCTGTTTCCCGTCTCAGCCCAAGCGTCGCGTTTCACCTTGCTCGGCCTGAGCGGTTTGCACCAGTCCGCGGAGCTCAGCTATAACTTCAACGACAATCAGAGTGAGACCAAGTCTACAACGAACCGGTCGACCAACAACGATTTCAGCGAAACCTACACCATTGGCGCCGGGTACTCGATTCTACACCCCCGCCTGCTCCGCGGCGACGCGAATATTTCCCTCTCTTCCAATCAGACGTTGGTGAACAATACCGCGGAAGGCGGTTCTACGGGCACCAACATGCGTATCTCTTACGATGTCAACGGCATCATACTCGACCGTATGAATTACCCCTTCAATTTCTCCGTCTCTTCATCCACTGGAACTGTCCGGCCGCCTTTCAGCCGGGCTTACACACTCGACATGGAGAGCCAGAACGTCTCCTTCAGCATCCCAAACGGGCAATTACCGATTACCGTAACCTACAGCAGAAACGCGTCGACAACCCACGGGCTTGCCGACGACATCGATCAAACCTCTCAGGCGGCATCTATTTCGTTCCGCAATAGTGTGGACGATCTAAGCAAGACGAGACTTTCCTTCACTCAGTCCTTCGATCGACAGACACTGCTCGGCAGCGAGAGAACCGACAACCGGAACGCCATTGTCGTCAACATTGCCAACACCCTGTTCTGGAAAAACATTCAAGGATTGCAACGTCAAATTGATTCAATGTATGTCTACAACGAGCAAAGCGGCAGTTATCCCGAATTGCAGTCAAGTGTCGCCTCAACTCTCAACTGGCAGATCGGAAAGGCGCTGGACAGCAAACTTGCTTATGTGAAAAGCCGCAACACAGATGTGCACAATAACAACGACCAGCAGAGCATATCCGGTTCGCTCTCGCAAAAATATCTCAAGTGCCTGCTGACCACCGTTGGCGGTTCTCTTGCGCAAGGGAGCTATAATGACGGTTCAGACCGCACCGCCTCGTGGAATGGACGAGTAGCCTATACCAATGAACTGCCCCGGGAGAGCTCGGTCAGGCTCGACTACGGCTACCAATATGTAATCCAGGAGCGCAAGCGCTCAGACGTCAACCTGGCAAACGTCGAGAAAACCACTCTCAGCGGCCCCTTTCCCCTGTTTCTCGACTTGGCGGCCCACAATATCGACAGCGGCACCATCGCCATATTCAAGGACGCCGCAATGACAATCCGCTTCAGCGACTTCAGCACCGTCTTTTCCGGATTTCAGACCAGGTTGCTGATCAACTCGGACCCCGGTGTTCCTTTTGTCTACATCAGCTATTCGTATCGCCAGAGCCCGAACATCACGTTTGCAACCGCGGGCCATACCGTCGGTGGAAAGCTCAGCCTGCTCGACAAAAAGTGTGTTCTCCATGCCAATTACAGCTACAGCGACAGCCGGATTCTCGCCGGAAGCGACCCCAGTTCGACGATCGGGGCAAATACCCATATCGATGCCGGCATCGACGGTCTACTTGGCCGCCATACCCTGTCTCTCGAATATTCGCTCAATAAGAGTGTTTTTCAGAGGCTCCAACAAGTCGAGACAAACTGGATACATACCTTGCAAGCTGCGAAGGCGTCGCTTCTGACCAAGGCAAACGATCGGTATTCCTGGTACGAAAACACCTCTATCGGTACATCATCTACGCAGGGATGGGACAACACCTTTCTTCTCTCCACCGCTTACAGCCGTGTGATCACCCCAAATTTGAGGGGCAAGGCGACACTGGGGTACTTCAACATGATTACCAGTTCGGTAGTCAGCAACAGATTCAGCATTGAGCTCGGCCTGGAAGGCAACTTCGGCAGAACGGTCGTCACGCTCGACTCTTCGGCAAACTGGGGTTTTTCCCCCTCGAGTTATAGTCATAGCCAAACCGTTAACCTGAAATTACGGAGGATATTTTGATGAAACGCTCACCGCGCCATTCAGGGGGACAGCATGGTGGATCATCGGCCGCAATTCCCCTGGCATGGCTTCTGATGCTTGCCCTCGTAATGGGAGGGGCGGGGTGCGCCATTGCCCCTGCGCCGCACGCCGCGACAATGATCGATAAGATCGTCTGGCCGCCCCCGCCCATGGCGCCCCGCATCGTCTGGGTCCAAACCATCGCCACTGGCAATGATGTCGGAATCCGCAAGGGGTTCTGGGGCAGATTATGGGGCACGGTCTTTGGTGAGGAGGCGATGCGCATCACACGCCCCTACGGCCTCCACGTAGATGGCAAAAGGAGAATTTTTATCGCGGATACGGGAGGGCAGGCCATTCATGTCATCGATCGGGCTTCGGGACGTTACGAACTGGTCAGGGGGGATGAAGCCAACCGGCTCTTGTCGCCGATCGGCGTTGCGGAGGATAGGCGCGAAATTATCTACGTGAGCGACTCGGCAGCGGGAAAAATCTATCGGTTCAATCTTAACGATTTAAAGATTGGGGCGTTCATATCCCAGGGGCTGCAGCGCCCGACCGGCATCGTTTATAATCCGCACAACGACCTGCTTTATGTCAGCGATACCCTGGCCGGCCAGGTGGTAGCGTTCACTACCCAAGGCAGGGAAGTCTTCCGTTTCGGCATGCCGGGTGAAAATCCGGGGCAATTCAACCGTCCCACGGATCTGGCGACCGATGGAGGGGGACGTCTCTTCGTAACCGATGCACTCAATGGCCGGGTGCAGATATTTGCCGCCAATGGGGTCTATCTGAAAGGATTCGGCAAACAAGGCGACGCGTCGGGACTCTTTGCCAAACCCAAAGGGATCGGCATTGACAGCGAAGGGCATATGCATATCTGCGATGCCCTCTTCGATACGGTACAGATATTCGACGAAGACGGGCAATTTCTGCTCAGCTATGGCAACCGGGGGAGCGGCAAAGGAGAACTCTGGATGCCGTCGGGGCTTTTTATCGACCACAATGATTTCATATATGTCGCCGACACGTACAACAACAGGCTCCAGGTGTTCCGGTACATCCGGGAGGTAAAGGAAGATTCGCAGGCTGAGGCCGCTTTGGGGGCGGTTGAAGAACAGGCATTCGATAAAGGAGAACCGTGATGTTGAACATAGTATGGCCTGTACTGACGCTGATGGCATCTTTGATCATTACCATCGCCACGCCTGCTCCGGCAGGGGCGGCAGGGATACTGAACAGCAAGCATAATCTGTCCGTATCGGGCCCCGGTTCCATCAAGGCGCTCAACGAAGAGCGGGTCTGTATCTTCTGCCACACCCCCCATCACGCGAATCCCTCCACACCGCTCTGGAGCCGCCCGACAAGCACGGCCATCTACGATCTGTACCAGTCATCCACGCTGGTGGCAAAGCCGGGGCAACCGAGCGGTTCCGCACGTCTCTGCCTCAGCTGCCACGACGGCACCATTGCTCTGGGGACCTTTTACGGCTCTTCGGAAGCAATCGCGATGGCAGGAGGAATAACTACCATACCAGCCAACTACCCAACCAACCTGAAAACCGACCTGCGTGACGACCACCCCGTATCCCTTGCCTATACAAACGAATTGGCCCAGCAGAACGGGCAGCTCAACACCCCCGGCTCTCTTCCCCATGCAATACGGCTCGAAGAGGGCGGAATGCTGCAGTGCACAGCCTGCCACAACCCCCACAGCAACAACTACGGCAAATTCCTGGTTATGGATAACTCCGGCTCAGCCCTTTGCACCGCCTGTCACAACATAACCGGCTGGCGTACCTCCACCCATGCCGCCGCAGGCCAGGGCGCGGGCTGTACGCTCTGCCATGCCAGCCATAATGCCGGCAGAAATGCACGTCTGCTCAAATTCGCCATCGATGACGCCAATTGTTTGCAATGTCATTCGGCAACGGGGGGGAGCATAGACGTTGCGACCGCCATTACCAAGTTCTACAATCATCCCGTGGGGGCCACCAGCGGCATCCACGACCCCACGGAAAACCCGCTGACCGCCCTGAAGCATGTTGAATGTGAAGATTGCCACAACCCTCATCAGTCGAAGAGCGCTTCCGCGTCGGCGCCGGCTGCGCCTGGTCCGCTCCTGGGGGTAAGGGGAGTTTCGAGCGCCGGGGCGGTGCTCCCCTCGTACGCTGCAAATGAGTATGAGATCTGTTTTCGCTGCCATGCAGAGAACAGTTTTTACGGCACACAGACGATCGTCAGGCAGATACAAGAGCTTAATACGCGGCTGGTGTTTGACATCTCAAACCCGTCTTTCCACCCGGTAGTGGGCATCGGTAAGGGGGGCAACGTGCCGAGCCTGCGAACTCAGTACAGTGTCAGCAGCATGATTTACTGCTGCGACTGCCACGCCAACGACGATAGCAGCCAGGCTAAAGGACCGCACGGTTCAAACTTTAAACATATCTTGGTTGCCCGTTATGAAACGGAAATCTACCCGCTTGTCTACAGTGATGCCAATTATGCACTCTGCTATCGCTGCCATGATCAGAATATTCTGCTTGATCCCGGCAAATCTGCATTCTCGGGCCACCAGCAGCATCTTGTTACCCACAAAGTACCTTGCTCGGTCTGCCATGCCCCCCATGGAGTCCCGCAGGCCCGAGGAGCCACCACCGCGGCCAACTCTCATCTCATCAATTTCGACATCCGTTTTGTCACATCAGGAACATACGACTCCACGGCACGAAGCTGCACGGTAAGCTGCCATGCGACCAATCCGAAATACTATTGATTTGTCCCCTGTTGCGGCTGGGGCGCGCTGGAGAACAATCGCAGTGATAGGTACCTCAGTGCATGTCATGGTCCTGAACTGGATTCGGATCGTTTTGGCTATTTCCCCCGGCGCGGGCTATATGACCCTTCATTATGAAATGAATGCCCCATACCCCCCCAAATCTTTTCACATGCCAAGCCTTGCGCCCTAACAATTGGCTTCAGGCATGGCGGCATATTTGAAATCCAGATGTTCATTCATCATTATAATTATATGTCAAAACAGCAAGTTGTAAAATAGTGCGAATAATTAATCCGTTAAGTTGAATAAATATATACAGCATATTCCTCCCGTACAAATGATTTGGTCCTGGTATTGCTAAAAGAATATCGGCTCCCGTTTTATCGTCCGGCTTCGTACCCCCATACGGGCTGAACAGCATCAGCCGCATTGTTACCAAGATATGCGGTGGCATCATCTCGCAAAGGTAGTTACTGCCTGAGAGAATTTCTGTTGCAAAATCAACGGTACAGAAAGGAAAACCAATTACATGAAACGATTCGGAATAAAGACAGGCTTACTGACGGCAACAGCTGCCGCCAGTCTGGCCTTGACGGCCGGCACTTCGTTTGCCGCCCATCCGTCAGTCACGCTGTACACATTCGAAGAGATCGGCATGCAAATGGCTGGTGGAGCGAAAGTCCCGGTACAGGTGGACGCGAACGGGAAAGGCATGCCCTACAGCCCGAAGCAGACGTGCGGTACTGCAGGCTGCCACGTGAAGAACGGCGTCGATTACACCTATGACAAGATATCCGACCACGCTTTTCACTCGAACCAAGGCAGAAGTGAGTACGTCGACTCTTCCACCGGAAAATTTGATGCCACCAAGAACAAACCATGGACCCAGTCGACCGCCATGGTTGGCAAGTGGTGAAGCCCCTCTCTTCGCCAGGTGGCGAACCTCATGAATCAAACTCCAGGCAATACGAATATTTCATCATTGAATTATGTCAGTAATTTGAGCAATTTCGTATCCGGCAGCACCAATACTGTCACCCCCGGCACCACTCCGAACACCGGAAGCCAGTACACCATGGTCGATCTTTCGGCCTGGGACCTGGCTACGACATGCGGCAGTTGCCATCCGGGCGGCGGCTTTGTGGAGAAGGACCGAAACGGTAAACGCTTCAGCATGATGAACCCCGCAATTGACGGCTATACACCCTACACCATGACGGTCTTCGATCAGTACTCCGCCAATACGGGGTTGCCGAAGCATCAGGTCATGGCGTCCCCTTGGTCTTACCCGCTCTACATGAACGGTACGCCCGTTATTACCGGTTCCGGTTGGGGACAGGCCATGACCATGACCATGCCAGACGGAAGCCAGATGCAGGTTCAAAATGGCCAGGTGATGATGCCTAACGTCAAGGAAATGGACTGCCTGATGTGCCATTTCGACGGTTTCAACAACCTGATGTCGTCGGTGATGGCCTACAGCGGCGCCCATAACGCCACCCCCTCATTCGGTGCGGGCTTTATGAACATGTTTACCCAGGCCTACGACTTCACCACCGGCTTACTGACAAAGAATGCCGACAACACCGTGTCCCTCTCCCCGACGGCGTTGGCCAAGTTGGAAGCCAACCCTTCAAGCCAGAATTGCCGTAACTGCCACATGCCTTCGGGCCTTAAAGACCTTCCCGACATGATGCGCGACTTCCTCTCCAGCGCCCCGATGGCCTACACCGGCAGCTTCACGCAATCGTTTACCGGCCTTTCTATGCCGGCCTTCGACTTCAACGCCCCGTTTGGCAACACGTGGGATTGGGCACTGAGCCCATACGCGACATCCCCTACTCTGTACATGACCATGACCGGTATCAGCAGCACGACCCCCGGTTTCGTCACTACGATTCCGGCCGGATGGCCGTCCGCCATGGGGATGTCCGAATTCAACAAGGCCGCATTTGCCAATTTCTCCACGGCCATGCCCGGCATGAAGCAGTACTTCCTGGGCGGCGGCAACCCTGCCGGCAGCGGTCCGATTTATTTTCAGGCCAGCCTTCCCAATGGCATGCAGAACCAGAATGCTCTTAAGAAAGGCGTTGTGCCTTTCCCGCGTGCCGAATGGTTCAAACGAGGCGACCTATGGGCTCCCGGCTACGACGTACACCTTACCCTTGAATGTGCCGGCTGCCACATGAATACCAACACCACAAAAGTCGATGTATTTGCAGCGCCCCTGGATTCCAGCAATCCAAACACTATTTTTGACGGCAAGAGCCTCTGCGACCCGGGTAAGGGGTATGACAGCGCGGCAGGTGTAGAAGGCAATGCAGCCAAGAGAACTACCGTCAATAGCCAGAATACGGTCAAGAAATGCGAGAATTGCCACATTACCGGCAAAAACAGCGATGGTGTCGCCATCGATACCTTCGGCGCGACCAATCCGTTGACAGCTCATCAGAATGCAGGCCTGCTGGCCAATATCACCCAGGCGGTCAAGACGACAACCGGCAGCAACGAAGTGCCGTTTGTCGGCAACCATCTTGATGTCATGGATTGTACGGTCTGCCATATCGCTCGCGAGCAGATGGTCGTCCGCGAACTGGACTCCACCTCCGGCAACCGCTATCCCAATATGCTCGGATATGCTACG
This sequence is a window from Oryzomonas sagensis. Protein-coding genes within it:
- a CDS encoding cytochrome C; the protein is MKRFGIKTGLLTATAAASLALTAGTSFAAHPSVTLYTFEEIGMQMAGGAKVPVQVDANGKGMPYSPKQTCGTAGCHVKNGVDYTYDKISDHAFHSNQGRSEYVDSSTGKFDATKNKPWTQSTAMVGKW
- a CDS encoding tetratricopeptide repeat protein; translated protein: MKPPAAIFFYVIFFIVASMPAWGFDGMDIPKIKKMAEEGNADAQSKLGVLYASGVGIKMDKQEAVRWYRKSAEQGYPVGQWNLAFMYVRGEGTAADFTEARKLFRKSAESGFANAEYDLGMMLLQGLGGKEDREEAEKWFRMAAEQGYREANNILKELDQK
- a CDS encoding cytochrome c3 family protein, producing the protein MTRHKALTSILDGYPTLPPVEEICREHEERAKAVCLQQKTASVPLSPTAARGSEHNPYKEKLCNSCHKADKGGGSGGEDGLLIKPREYLCVTCHKDLLTKRFQHGPAAVGDCLACHLPHTSANPALLNTKKEALCVKCHTERRKAVRMHDLFVEKGITCDNCHDPHSGDSMYFLK
- a CDS encoding cytochrome c3 family protein is translated as MLNIVWPVLTLMASLIITIATPAPAGAAGILNSKHNLSVSGPGSIKALNEERVCIFCHTPHHANPSTPLWSRPTSTAIYDLYQSSTLVAKPGQPSGSARLCLSCHDGTIALGTFYGSSEAIAMAGGITTIPANYPTNLKTDLRDDHPVSLAYTNELAQQNGQLNTPGSLPHAIRLEEGGMLQCTACHNPHSNNYGKFLVMDNSGSALCTACHNITGWRTSTHAAAGQGAGCTLCHASHNAGRNARLLKFAIDDANCLQCHSATGGSIDVATAITKFYNHPVGATSGIHDPTENPLTALKHVECEDCHNPHQSKSASASAPAAPGPLLGVRGVSSAGAVLPSYAANEYEICFRCHAENSFYGTQTIVRQIQELNTRLVFDISNPSFHPVVGIGKGGNVPSLRTQYSVSSMIYCCDCHANDDSSQAKGPHGSNFKHILVARYETEIYPLVYSDANYALCYRCHDQNILLDPGKSAFSGHQQHLVTHKVPCSVCHAPHGVPQARGATTAANSHLINFDIRFVTSGTYDSTARSCTVSCHATNPKYY
- a CDS encoding cytochrome c3 family protein, with product MLCLGCHDSAPFSRKYVHGPVASGSCTTCHDPHQSDAKSLLKGASREVCLACHAHFAKKMQAAAIIHPPVKKEPCTSCHDPHSSAWPNLLKRAMPDLCTGCHKETGKKIKNSQVPHKPVIEGKLCANCHTAHFSKARGLLLADDEKSACLGCHNTDKLGDPALSNIKKELDVSKHLHGPIQKGRCSGCHSPHGSDFPHILAGNYPSDFYVAYNDDSYSLCTKCHDKNLFRFAETTLYTKFRNGSRNLHYVHVNSSKGRSCRACHEPHASNGPKLVSADGARFGQWRIKSRFQLTPTGGSCAPGCHRRFRYDRITPFDLNATTQK
- a CDS encoding 6-bladed beta-propeller; amino-acid sequence: MKRSPRHSGGQHGGSSAAIPLAWLLMLALVMGGAGCAIAPAPHAATMIDKIVWPPPPMAPRIVWVQTIATGNDVGIRKGFWGRLWGTVFGEEAMRITRPYGLHVDGKRRIFIADTGGQAIHVIDRASGRYELVRGDEANRLLSPIGVAEDRREIIYVSDSAAGKIYRFNLNDLKIGAFISQGLQRPTGIVYNPHNDLLYVSDTLAGQVVAFTTQGREVFRFGMPGENPGQFNRPTDLATDGGGRLFVTDALNGRVQIFAANGVYLKGFGKQGDASGLFAKPKGIGIDSEGHMHICDALFDTVQIFDEDGQFLLSYGNRGSGKGELWMPSGLFIDHNDFIYVADTYNNRLQVFRYIREVKEDSQAEAALGAVEEQAFDKGEP
- a CDS encoding cytochrome c3 family protein, which produces MNKQIITLVALAGIVAGTTIAYGAAGSNGGGIVGSKHDMNVFLTTNGGTKDLDQRVCAYCHTPHHAADPTQTVTKTVTNPTTGLSTDITYSVYVPLWSRAVLTSTFDQYVSATFNPAADGKFYDNMAGPSRLCMSCHDGVTAVDSYYGKTGTVTQLGDDQMNYFGQNHFAIGQSFGLANDHPVGFVYADMQTNPKYELKAAASPIGTKTIADVLTNIDGVGAVMTCASCHDVHNGTAVQNTAPASGRGYFLLAAQKDSALCLSCHDKNK